The genomic DNA ACTTGGCCgcctggctggtgctgccactgggGTTGTGGCTTTCACGATGACGGGACACACAGTGATGACTCTGACCTCCGAGAGGGAGATGGGACACGGCCGACTAGAAAAGGCGAAGGAATGTTTGCCAAGAGCAACCCTGCCCGACCCCCCGCGCGTCCCGCCGTGTGCCGGTGCCCCCGGTGCCGGGACTCCCTGCCAggggccccgcggggccagggctgcggggcagggccaggggccACCAGGCCACAGCGGTGCTCCCCGGTGCCCGCCCCCCCGAGccgagcggagcggggcggggcggggcggagcggcagGACTCCAGCTCCCGTGCtgcagcggcggcgggcggccctcCCGGGCTGACGCTgccggcggctcccggcgccgCCTTTGTCCGTGCCGGGctggcggcgcggccccggcgcaggtaggggcggcgggcggcgggcccgCGGCACGGGGATGGGCGCTGCCCCCCCGCGGGGTCCCGGCGCTCCCCGGCCGCGGGCATCccccgccgggcggccccgggaggggaCCCCGGCCCCGACGGCCTCTCCCGTGCTCTCCCctccgccggccgccccccagccctgccggccCCCCCCGGACTCCCCTTAgggcccggctccccccggcgcTCCGGCCTTTCCCCGCCTCGCCCCGTGGCCCCCGTGCAACGCGGACACGCTGCTCCGTGGCCCACCCGCCCGGGCCCCCCTGGATCCGGCCCTGGCGGCACCGgcgctgggaagggctgggctggggccgggccggctgctcagagccccgggACACCCCTGCACATCTGCCTGCTGCCgctgggggcaggggaggaaggttCGGCCACTCGGGGGCCTCCAAACCCTTTCTTTTTCGTGGCTCTTTCTCGCCTTTACCGCAAGCTGGCTGGGTCGGTGGGCGCTGCTCTTTGGGTGGGTCCATTTCCCAGTAGCTGTGCAGGCTCGGGgtgcagggaaggcagctgtgggcagctgAGTGAACATGTGCCCCTGATTTCTTAAGGAAAATGTTGTGCTTGCAGGGACCATCTGTCCTCACTGTGCTGGTGACGGGCCAGGCATCTCCTGTGGAATCCGGAGCATCCCGCCTCCCTCTTCCCGGATCAATACCTGCACGGGCTCCATCTCCCGCCGAGAGCAGCGACGCGCCgggctccaggctgctgcggcAAGGTGGGGTCAGGCACGGCCccggctctggggacaccacGTGCTGGGATTGCTGTGGTTGGTGCTGTGgtgcagcaacagcaaaacaccTGCGGGACCAGcataagacaaggggtaatgggttcaagctggaacacaagaggttccacttaaatttgagaagaaacttcttctcagtgagggtgacggaacactggaacaggctgcccaggggggttgtggattctccttctctggagacattcaaaacccgcctggacgccttcctgtgtaacctcacctaggtgttcctgctccggcagggggattggactagatgatctttcgaggtcccttccaatccctaacattctgtgattctgtgattgtaacCTAGGAGTCTGCCAGAgcctggcagctcccacttGGTACCAGTGATTAGGCCACCTGTGTGGCCTTGGCTGTatttaaactgcagcaagaagagaaaggaaaaaaaaaaaaaaggaaaaacctggcTGCCTGCTGCTAAAACAGTGAAAGCGGGGGAAGagggtgcagatctgcttgctgcaagcaagaaatctccaaggaaattttggaTGCTGTATTTCTGCTAGTACGGGCAGCTGAAGTATctggtaaagccaacactacactgatagCACTGAGACATAACTGAAACAGGATTTCCAATAAACATAGACATGGACATATCCGATAAATACAAAAGCCAAAATGGGCTTAGCGACTCTGATGTACAAGTTTATGACAACCCTACAGGCTGACTGTATTCGATTACACTTGCAGATTTTTgacaacctgtggctattgtagGACAATATgatgagaaagcaaacagaCTGATATATTTGGAATGGAATATTTTTCCCAGTTCTTTCCATAAAACTATTACTCAGCTTCTAGAATTGATGGTTACTCTGATcaaaaaaggcagagagcaTATTCAGGTCTTAATAGGCAATGAGCCATgtgtcatatatgtaccatttgtgaaatctgatttttatttttttattcacaaTCTATGTCCTTGCAAACTGTgctatctgatttttttaacagcacagcttttggcatgcctaaatgtaaatCGCTGCAGAATCTGCATGTCTGTGACATCAGGCCACAGACCGTACTTGTATTTGGTCCGATCCCACATGCTCGCACAGTTTTTGTTGATGGATGGCAGCTGCAGGCGCCCCCCTCACTCCAGTTAACACCTTCTTTGCCTATTTGGCTATTATCTCCTACAATAATGCAGTAAGTGTTTCTTTTGTGATGTCTTGGTATGGTTCCAGCTGTAGAGGGAGAGCACGTATATTGGGCTTACATCGTGGATCCACCTCTTTTCAGACCTCTAACATGATGGGATCCTGAAGTTCCTCTCTCCAACAATGACACACACTGGGTAGGTGGTGCACGGATACCACCAGCAGGTCAGGTGCTGGAAAACAGGGATtggaataaattaaatcaaacacaacagtattttgttgagaCCCCTCCTGTATGTGTTTCTAACACACCAATTAACAATTGTCTAATGATGTCAGAGaagtttcacctgttttatcaACAGCAAGAGAAGGGAGGGGTTGTTCAGGgcaatttcacttttatttccattccagGTCTTGAACACCAAGATGTAAGTCACAATTCTGCTTTGAAACCTCCTGCTGACATTCCAACATGCAAGGTTTCTAAAATGACCACAGGAGATGTTTTGAGTTTGTACCGGGccccctgtaaattagaggcacCAGCATATCAGAATGGGACAGATTTACATTATCGGGACTGAGGACCCAGAGGACGTTTGATTTCAAATTCATCTAAGCCTGTTAATTTTTCACAAGTAAGCAATGAGACAGTAAAGTGGTCAGGACGTGGGTTGTCAGGACTGGTTTTGCAGGTACAAGTAAACGATAGCCTTAGTCCAGTTAATTTGAACACCCGGTGAttagccttgcctttttttatgAGGCACGTGGCTCATGGAAATTAGAAGAAAAGCCAAATCAGTACACATTAAATCTCACTCACTAGCATAGTGATACAGTTACGATTTCTACTTCACATCCTTATGTGCTGGCGGCTGCTGCCAACGTGCAGGTACCAATGAAGGATTATATCTATGTGGTAAATTTGACTAACCCTGGCTATGCCAATTGTCATCACCTTTATGGTCATTACCCTCGCTGTGTTCTCGCTGGTGGCTCTGTACAGAATGTGTGAGAAGAAAACTCCAGAGAGACAAGAGAACGGCACCGAACAGGCCCGGGCAGATAAAGAAGGTGTCAAACTTGTTTCTGTAAAGACAACTATGCTGAGACTGGAGAGCACTCACCGCAGGGCAGGAATAGAACTCGACAACTCTTCACACCTctgcaataaatatttgtgaagcAACCCTGTTGTGGATGGGAGACCAAAAACTGAGGGCTGACTTCTTTGAGAAGCTCTTGCTCAAGCATgtgcttctccccagtgtggataCGCTGGTGGATGAGGAGGGTCAACTTCCTTGTGAAGCCCTTGCCACAGCCGGTGCAGgcaaagggcttctccccagtgtgaaTGCGCTGGTGCATCAGCAGGATTGGCCCGTGGGTGAAACTCTTGCCGCAGTCAGTGCAGGAGCAGGGCTTCTCACAGCTGTGCACCTGCCGCTGATTCAGCAGGTTCTCTTTGTAGATGAAGCTCTTGCCGCAGTCAGTGCAGTGGAAGGGACGCTCACACATGAACATCCAGCGCCGTCTGGTTCTTGAAGCTCTTCTCACACTCAGGGCACCAGGGAGGGCTCTTCTTTAATGGGTGAGGGtctgggagggaggggaggtggAGATGCCCCAGCTGGGCCCCCTGGCTCCCACCTGGCTGGCTGCAGGCCGAGCCCCCATGATGCCTCCCGCCCGGGTTTGGCATCCCCGGGAGCAGGGCGGCGAGGcctggcagcacctctgggaCCTGCTCGGTCTCCCTCTGTGTCCCGGGGCTGACGGCCGCTGGGGAGGAGAGACTGGGGTCACCGCCAGGGACAGGGTGGGGACGTGGGACCTCTCCCCATGGGGAGCGGCACAGGAAGCCCACCAGCCCCGCACCCTTCCAGGTTCGTTGATCCCCTGGGGCAAGGGGACAGTGCACCTTGAGCACTCCACCCCCTCACCAGAGTCCCAGTACCCACCTGGCACAGGGCTCTGGTGCCTCTGCCAGTCCCCGGGGGTATCTTTCACACACGGTGTCTCTTCCTGCTCCATCTTGCAGATGATCTCTGGTTTGTCGGTGGCCCAGCCTGTCCGGGGCACAGACAGAAGCCCCCTCTCCCGCACTGCCgggacagcagcaccggcccccgcacccacagccccagcatcccccccaccccgctcctctctcctgcccctgccaggctgcGGCTTCAGCCCCCCCGtccctgcacctgcagcccctctcGCCTCGCCCTCGTCACCTCGGCCACTCTCCTGCAGACGGGACCCCTGGGAACAgctcaaagctgcaccagggaggtttagactggacgtgaggaagcatttctgtaccgagagggtggtcaaaccctggaacaggctgcctggagaggaggtcgatgccccaagcctgtcctTGTTTCAGAGACGTTTTGACAACACCTGTAACAACACGCTGCCACTTGTGGTCAGCCCCGAAGTGTCGCACTGTTGGCCTAGATGGGCATTTAGGTCCCTTCACACTGAAAGGGGCTGTTCTGccccatctcatcccatcccGCCCCATCCCCTCTCCCAGGACCGCTCTCCACAGGAGGCTGCCTGGCAGGGTCAAACCTGCAATCGCAACCGCTCAGGCAGCAATGGAGACAGCTGGATTTTCCTGTTCAAGGGCTACAGCTCAGATAAAGAGGTGAATTCTGCTCGACTCCAGCCCAACATCACCAGAGAGAGTCCTCACCCAGCGAGGCGACCGTCTGGTAGttctccagcatcacctcctGCAGTGAATGAGGCATGGACTCTCTTTTTTAGGTGCAaagagagacatttattacaaattcaggcttgCATTTGTAGTTGCTatgatgcttgctcaagcatttGCTGATTTGCTAAATTAGTCATTACATAAGCGATATATTTTGTGTTCCCACCAGTAATTTCCCAATTGCTTTCATTGCTCATTTTGCTATTACACTATATATCTCTCTGGGATATGCAACTTGATTCTCCGGCAAAGCATGGGCACATTCCCCAGCTAGATGACTGTAACCAGTTCCTCTTTGCCAATATGCGTTATCAATAGCCTCTGTAGTACAGTTCTCCTGAAAATCAGATAGCCGTGCAGTATATTGAGTAGTGGTTGAGATCATTTTCAACAAAGAACGGCAGTCATGCGGAGTAAGTGTGTAGGAGGAGCTTAACGCTTCTAAAAATTCACAACAAATTAGGAAATAACCCCATTTTCTTTAACTAATGTTCGCAATTCCTTTTCAATTTCATACGATACCTGTTGAAAGTCTAGAGGTTGCCGTTCACCGTAGATCACAGGGCATGCCGTAAACACTTTCCAGTCACCTGTTTTAAAAGCGTCTTCTCTACATTTATCCCACATGGTTAAATTAGTTTCAGTTGCAAAGTATCATCTAGGGGGAATAAATCAGGCTCTCACTCCAGGTCCATCGGGCCAGGATCAAGAGGGTTGCTGGGCGACTCCCACAAACCATCTTTTGTCAAAAGCGTTCACTGTAGCGTACACGTGAGACTTCGTTATCAGCCAGCCCTTTCTCCGCTACTGCATCCATGGTCAGTGCATTTTTGACGGATACATCTACAGGATCCCACTCCTTCCCTGCCGAGGGAGGAGCAGAAGGTTCACAGCCAGCCGCTACTTGTGCAGCTACTCCCTTCTGAGCCACTTTTAAAGTACTCATAATTTTCCCCCGAGTAGATAAATGTTCACAAGCAGCACTATCTCCAGTCGCTGCCTGTTTGTATAATACTTGTCGGACTTTGTGGCATGCCTCCAACTGAAATGTACCACTCGTAGGAAAGTCTGGCACATAATCAGCAATCCATTCTAATAAAGTCACTAATCGTACTCCTGATATGTCCTGATTTTGCCTTCGTAACAAAGGTTGAAGGACATCTAGGCTTTGCCTTTGTTCTAGGGATATCTTCCCGCCCGTGGTTCCCAATTGCTCACCTTTCCTCGGTGATGGGTGCACTGCGATTCCTGTACCTGGTTCAAGGGGGCTTCGCTACCAAACAGCAGCTTCCTTTACAGTCGAACTGAAAGTCCCTGCTCAGGGCGCCGTTTGTAGCGAATGAGGCACGGACTCCCGGTAAGGTGCAATGAGAGGCATTTATTACAAACTCAGGCTTGCGTTTATACTTGCTATGGTGCTTGCTCAAGCATTTGCTGATTTGTTTAGTTAGTCATTACATAAGCAATGTGTTTTGTGTTCCCACCAAAGTTACTGCCATAAATGCCTTTTTATCTATCACACACTATTCTTTTGTCCTTGGTGTTGTCATGTAGCATGTAGGCCCAGCGCTTGTTCTCACGATCGTCAACTTCTGCAGTTTCTCACAAGCCAGATCTCAACATATTGCCACATCGGGGTGTTTCTCCCTTTTGTGCACATTGATGGTTTGTATCTGCTTTGATTTGCTCTAGTAGACACGAGTTCAGTGAACATAAGAGGAACTTTACAACACACCATTTATGATTTCAGCAAAATTACCTACTAATGCAAACCAGACAGTAtactaaaaaaatccacaagctTATAATTCTAAGTAattctttctatttaaaacatatttctaaaagCTAAATGATAGACACAAAACTTCAGTTGGGCTCATCCAGTGATCTGTgtaaaactcatgggttgagatgaAGACAGTGTAGTAGAAGGGGAAAGGGATAATGACAATGATGATGATgtaagaatatacaaaacaagcaaTGCACAACACAATCACTCACCACCCGCTGACCGATGCCCAGCCCGTCCCTGAGCCACGGTGCCCCTGGCCAACTCCCCCCAGTTTCTaaactgagcatgatgtcataaGGAATAGCTTTTTGGCCACTTTGgggcagctgtcctggctgtgccccctcccagctggcAGGGCATGAGAGGCTGAAAAATCCTGCTCAGCAACCACCAAAACATCCATGTATTAGCAGTATTGTTTTCATTCtcaatccaaaacacagcactatgccagctactaggaagaaaatttactGTATCCCAAAGAAAACCAGGATatcccccacagccacccccacagcagcccctggtGCCCACGGGCCCCTCAGCAGCAGATtcagggggtgctgggctgcggaggcggctgcaggctgggggtgccgtGGGTGCGCTGGTGAGCCAGCATGAGCCTCTCCTTGCAAAACCGCTTGTCGCAGACACCGCACTGGAAGGGCTTGGCCTCTGCCTGCCCCCCTGCTGGGGAAAGGCTCCCTTTCTCCTGCCGGCCACCCACTGGCAAAACCCCCGAGCCACGGTGCAGCCACAAGTGtctcttcagctgcttctgctgcctgaagctcttgccacagtcagtgcaggcgaagggcttctccccagtgtggatgcgctggtggatgatgagggtcttcttctccctgaagctcttgccacagtcagtgcaggtgaagggcttctccccagtgtggatgcgctggtgcgTCAGCAGATTCTGCCTCTGGAcaaagctcttgccacagtcggtgcaggtgaagggcttctccccagtgtggatgcgctgaTGGATGATGAGGGTCTtcttctccctgaagctcttgccacagtcagtgcaggcaaagggcttctccccagtgtgggtGCGCTGGTGCTTCATGAGGCCCGACTTCTGGGtaaagctcttgccacagtcagaGCAGGTGAAGGGTTTCTCTCCactgtggatgcgctggtggatgaTGATGTAGTCTTTCtgcctgaagctcttgccacagtcggtgcaggtgaagggcttGTCACtggtgtggatgcgctggtgaaTGATGAGCTTGCTCTTCaccctgaagctcttgccacagtcggtgcaggtgaagggcttGTCACtggtgtggatgcgctggtgaaTGATGAGCTTGCTCTTCaccctgaagctcttgccacagtcggTGCAGACAAAGGGTTTCTCCccggtgtggatgcgctggtggatgatgagggtctcctttgccctgaagctcttgccacagtcggTGCAGGTAAAGGGCTTttccccagtgtggatgcgctggtggatgatgagggtctcctttgccctgaagctcttgccacagtcggTGCAGGTAAAGGGCTTTTCCCCAGTGTGCATGCGCTGGTGGATGATGAGGGTCTCCTTtgccctgaagctcttgccacagtcggTGCAGGTAAAGGGCTTttccccagtgtggatgcgctggtggatgTTGAGGGTCTTCTTatccctgaagctcttgctACAGTTGGTGCAtgtgaagggcttctccccatTGTGCATGCGCTGGTGGATGATGAGGTCCACCTTtgccctgaagctcttgccacagtcggtgcaggtgaagggcttGTCCCTGGTGTGGACGCGCTGGTGAATGATGAGCTGGCTCTTCACACTGAAGTTCTTGCCGCAGTCGGTGCAGACAAAGGGTTTCTCCccggtgtggatgcgctggtggataATGAGGGTCTCCTTTttcctgaagctcttgccacagctGGTGCAGgcgaagggcttctccccagtgtggatgcgctggtggatgaCGAGGGTCGCCTTatccctgaagctcttgctACAGTCAGCGCAGGTGAAGGGcatctccccagtgtggatgtGCTGGTGCTTCAGCAGGTTTGGCCTTAGCACAAACCGCTTGCCACAGTCAGTGCAGGCAAATGGCTTCTTgccagtgtggatgcgctggtgatTCAGCAGGTACTGCCTCCGGACAAACCGCTTGCCACACTCAGTGCAGGTGAAAGCCTTCTCcctgtggatgcgctggtggataATGAGGCTCGACTTCTCTGTGAAGCTCTTGCTGCAGTCAACACAGGCAAAAGTCTTCTCACCGCTGTGCACACACTGATGATTCAGCAAGCGCTGCTTGTAGATGtagctcttgccacagtcagtgCAGTGGAAGGGACGCTCACGCATGTGGCTCCGCACATGGACATCCAGCAACATCTGGTTCTTGAAGCTCTTGTTGCACTTGGGGCACCTGAGACGCCTCTTCTCTAATGGCTGGGGGtctggaagggaggagggacGGGGGAGCCCCAACTGGAGCCCCTGGCTCCCGCCTGGCTGGCTGCAGGCTGAGCCTGCCTGGCAGCTCATGTCAGGGTTTGGGATCCCCGGGAGCAGTGCGGTGGGTTCTGGCAGCCCCTCAGGAACCCGCTCGGTCTCCGTCTGCGTCCCAGGGCTGacggctgctggggaggagagactGGGGTCACTGCTGGAAACAGAATGGCAACATGGGAGCCCTTCCCTTGGGGAGCAGCATGGGCACCCTGCCAGCCTCGCACCCTCTCAGGCACATGGATCACCCCGGGCAAGGGGACAGTGCTCCTTTAACTGCCCACCCCGCTCTGTGAGAAACCTGGTACTTACCTGGCACAGGGGTCTGGTGCCTCTGGCACTCCCCGGGGGGCTCCGGCACACACGGTGTCTCTTCCTGCTCTATCTTGCAGATGATCTCTGGCTTGTCGGTGGCCCAGCCTGTCCGGGGCACAGACAGAAGCCCCCTCTCCCGCACTGCCgggacagcagcaccggcccccgcacccacagccccagcatcccccccacaccgctcttctctcctgcccctgccaggctgcGGCTTCGTCCCCACTGTctctgcacctgcagcccctctcGCCTCGCCCTCGTCACCTTGGCCACTCTTCTGTAGACAGGATGCCTGGGAACAgctcaaagctgcaccagggaggtttagacccatcccatcccaccccatcttCTCTTCCAGGACCGCTCTCCACAGGAGGCTGCCTGGCAGGGTCAAACCTGCAATCACCACCACTCAGGCAGCAATGGAGAGAGCTGCATTTTCCTGTTCAAGGGCTCCAGCTCAGTTAAAGAGGTGAATTCTGGCTTGACCCCAGCCCAACATCACCAGAAAGAGTCCTCACCCAGCGAGGCGACCATCTGGTAGttctccagcatcacctcccGGTAGAGCTGCCGCTGCCAGCCCGACAGCTTTGCCCATTCCTCAGGGGAGAAGTAGAGGGCCACGTCCTCAAACGTCACCGACATCTGCAGCAAGAAGCATGCTCGTCTCAGCACGTCACACTGTATGTTTACTAAGCACTTCTGCTGAAATTCTGCTGCTGCCGGGCAGGGACCCACTGGCACCAGGGCTCTGGCATCCCgagggcagcactgggggaTCTCAGAGCATCTTTGTCAGGGAAGGGCGAGGGCAGAAGGGAGGCGGTGGCACAGCCGGGTGGCACAGCAAAGTCACCAGGGCACTTGGGACTTGCTCAGGCTTGCCGCCCTGTGTGGCAGGACACcccaccagctgtgctgggagaggggaaaagattAGAGGCCTAAAGGcaggtttgctctgcttgtGCTAGATTAGGGACCTatgccagagcagctgagatGGTGCCCTGTCTCCCCATCGCACCACAAACCACATCGCcctctggggctggggacagcaccgTGACACAAGGTCTGGCCCAGCCCGTGGTGCGGCTCAGCAGAGAGGAATGAGAGCACCCTGCACCGCACCAGGTCTCAAAGCACGTCTGTCCCACAACACTCTGCACCAACCGGACCGACAGCCTGGCTGGTCCCACGggtgttttgctgttgctgcacCACAGGACCAACCACGGCAATCCCAGCCTGCGGTGTCCCCAGAGCCGGGGCCGTGCCTGACCCCACCTTgccgcagcagcctggagcccAGCGCGTCGCTGCTCTCGGCGGGAGATGGAGCCCGTGCAGGTATTGATCCGGGAAGAGGGAGGCGGGATGCTCCGGATTCCACAGGAGATGCCTGTCCTGTCACgagcacagccaggagagaTGGTCCCTGCCAAGCACAACGTTTTCATGAAGAAATCAGTGGCACATGTTCACTCCactgcccacagctgccttccctgcacCCCGAGCCTTCACAGCTACTGGGAAAAGGACCCACCCAAACAGCATTGCCAACTGACCCACTTGGCTCCCGCCAAAGGCGAGAAAGAGCCACGGAAAAGAAAGGGTTTGGAGGCTCCCGAGTGGCCGaaccttcctcccctgcccccagcGGCAGCAGGCAGATGTGCAGGGGTGTcccggggctctgagcagccggcccggccccagcccagcccttcccagcgcCGGTGCCGCCAGGGCCGGATCCAGGGGGGCCCGGGCGGGTGGGCCACGGAGCAGCGTGTCCGCGTTGCACGGGGGCCACGGGGCGAGGCGGGGAAAGGCCGGAgcgccggggggagccgggcccTAAGGGGAGTCCGGGGGGggccggcagggctggggggcggccggcggagGGGAGAGCACGGGAGAGGCCGTCGGGGCCGGGGtcccctcccggggccgcccggcggggGATGCCCGCGGCCGGGGAGCGCCGGGACCCCGCGGGGGGGCAGCGCCCATCCCCGTGCCGcgggcccgccgcccgccgcccctacctgcgccggggccgcgccgccagCCCGGCACGGACAAAGGcggcgccgggagccgccggcAGCGTCAGCCCGGgagggccgcccgccgccgctgcaGCACGGGAGCTGGAGTCctgccgctccgccccgccccgccccgctccgctcggCTCGGGGGGGCGGGCACCGGGGAGCACCGCTGTGGCCTGGTggcccctggccctgccccgcagccctggccccgcggggccccTGGCAGGGAGTCCCGGCACCGGGGGCACCGGCACACGGCGGGACGCGCGGGGGGCAGTCGGGGCGCTGCGGCGTCGCTGGGCTGCTGGGTCGGGATCCTCAGGGGATGTGTCACCAGCAGTGACTTAGGGCCCTGCTGTCACACGGCGGTGTTGAGATcgctgtcgtggtttaacccgagctggCAATACAACCAGGATAGCCGCTCGCTCACCCCCTCCCCTTCCACCTCTAATAGGGGAGAAAAccgaaagggaagggagaaactttgaTTGAGATAAGCAAAAGGCTGGACTAAACGTCCCCCAGCtccaacaaaaagagaaaaaaagagtgagaaacaccaagagaaa from Caloenas nicobarica isolate bCalNic1 chromosome 1, bCalNic1.hap1, whole genome shotgun sequence includes the following:
- the LOC135995252 gene encoding uncharacterized protein LOC135995252, encoding MGKAVGLAAAALPGGDAGELPDGRLAGLGHRQARDHLQDRAGRDTVCAGAPRGVPEAPDPCASSDPSLSSPAAVSPGTQTETERVPEGLPEPTALLPGIPNPDMSCQAGSACSQPGGSQGLQLGLPRPSSLPDPQPLEKRRLRCPKCNKSFKNQMLLDVHVRSHMRERPFHCTDCGKSYIYKQRLLNHQCVHSGEKTFACVDCSKSFTEKSSLIIHQRIHREKAFTCTECGKRFVRRQYLLNHQRIHTGKKPFACTDCGKRFVLRPNLLKHQHIHTGEMPFTCADCSKSFRDKATLVIHQRIHTGEKPFACTSCGKSFRKKETLIIHQRIHTGEKPFVCTDCGKNFSVKSQLIIHQRVHTRDKPFTCTDCGKSFRAKVDLIIHQRMHNGEKPFTCTNCSKSFRDKKTLNIHQRIHTGEKPFTCTDCGKSFRAKETLIIHQRMHTGEKPFTCTDCGKSFRAKETLIIHQRIHTGEKPFTCTDCGKSFRAKETLIIHQRIHTGEKPFVCTDCGKSFRVKSKLIIHQRIHTSDKPFTCTDCGKSFRVKSKLIIHQRIHTSDKPFTCTDCGKSFRQKDYIIIHQRIHSGEKPFTCSDCGKSFTQKSGLMKHQRTHTGEKPFACTDCGKSFREKKTLIIHQRIHTGEKPFTCTDCGKSFVQRQNLLTHQRIHTGEKPFTCTDCGKSFREKKTLIIHQRIHTGEKPFACTDCGKSFRQQKQLKRHLWLHRGSGVLPVGGRQEKGSLSPAGGQAEAKPFQCGVCDKRFCKERLMLAHQRTHGTPSLQPPPQPSTPEVMLENYQTVASLGEDSLWPTVRHFGADHKWQRVVTGVVKTSLKQGQAWGIDLLSRQPVPGFDHPLGWATDKPEIICKMEQEETPCVKDTPGDWQRHQSPVPAAVSPGTQRETEQVPEVLPGLAALLPGMPNPGGRHHGGSACSQPASRTRRRWMFMCERPFHCTDCGKSFIYKENLLNQRQVHSCEKPCSCTDCGKSFTHGPILLMHQRIHTGEKPFACTGCGKGFTRKLTLLIHQRLLHKYLLQRCEELSSSIPALRCFAVAAPQHQPQQSQHVVSPEPGPCLTPPCRSSLEPGASLLSAGDGARAGIDPGRGRRDAPDSTGDAWPVTSTVRTDGPCKHNIFLKKSGAHVHSAAHSCLPCTPSLHSYWEMDPPKEQRPPTQPACGKGEKEPRKRKGLEAPEWPNLPPLPPAAAGRCAGVSRGSEQPARPQPSPSQRRCRQGRIQGGPGGAGGRPAEGRARERPSGPGSPPGAARRGMPAAGERRDPAGGQRPSPCRGPAARRPYLRRGRAASPARTKAAPGAAGSVSPGGPPAAAAARELESCRSAPPRPAPLGSGGRAPGSTAVAWWPLALPRSPGPAGPLAGSPGTGGTGTRRDARGEGGERSRVLLVGGQDKHPPLSQDGTDQPGLCRGLPAVTPSAPSVASPSSGRSGETHFDPGDVGSLTCLLGDLKTLFEPLRKLLFVGLSNREEMSVTFEDVALYFSPEEWAKLSGWQRQLYREVMLENYQMVASLGWATDKPEIICKIEQEETPCVPEPPGECQRHQTPVPAAVSPGTQTETERVPEGLPGPTALLPGIPNPDMSCQAGSACSQPGGSQGLQLGLPRPSSLPDPQPLEKRRLRCPKCNKSFRNQMLLDVHVRSHMRERPFHCTDCGKSYIYKQRLLNHQCVHSGEKTFACVDCSKSFTEKSSLIIHQRIHREKAFTCTECGKRFVRRQYLLNHQRIHTGEKPFACTDCGKRFVLRPNLLKHQRIHTGEMPFTCADCSKSFRDKATLVIHQRIHTGEKPFACTSCGKSFRKKETLIIHQRIHTGEKPFVCTDCGKNFSVKSQLIIHQRVHTRDKPFTCTDCGKSFRAKVDLIIHQRMHNGEKPFTCTNCSKSFRDKKTLNIHQRIHTGEKPFTCTDCGKSFRAKETLIIHQRMHTGEKPFTCTDCGKSFRAKETLIIHQRIHTGEKPFVCTNCGKSFRVKSKLIIHQRIHTSDKPFTCTDCGKSFRQKDYIIIHQRIHSGEKPFTCSDCGKSFTQKSGLMTHQRTHTGEKPFACTDCGKSFRYKATLIIHQRIHTGEKPFTCTDCGKSFVQRQNLLTHQRIHTGEKPFACTDCGKSFREKKTLIIHQRIHTGEKPFACTDCGKSFRQQKQLKRHLWLHRGSGVLPVGGRQEKGSLSPAGGQAEAKPFQCGVCDKRFWKERLMLAHQRTHGTPSLQPPPQPSTP